The sequence ACTGGCCGAACGTACCGCGAAAATAGCGAGGCCGAAGCCCGGAGATCGGCACCGAGCGCGCCACGGGGCTGGCTACGCGAGCCGGATCTCGTCGTCGGTGACCGTCGCGATCTCGTCGTCGGCCAGCGGGTAGTCGTCCGCGTCGGCGTCGCTCCAGCCGAGCCGGGATTTCACCTTGTCGGTCACGCCGGGGTCGGGGTCGACGTGGGCGGTCCCGCCACGAACGTCCGAGACGACGCCGACTTTCTCGCCGTTGTCGTCGACGACCGGCTTGCCCTGGTCGTCGTCGGAGAGGGTGGTCCCGTCCGCCATCGTCACCGCCCCCCGGAGCTGTAGTGCTCGCTCTGGCGCTCGTGGCGATCATCGCCCTCCCGGCGCCGCTGATAGAGGCTCTCCTGACCCTGCCGGGGCTGCTGGTTCATGCCGCCCTGTTGCTGGTGCTGCTGGCGTCCCTGCTGCTGGTGTCCCTGTTGCTGGTGCTGCTGGTGTCCCTGTTGCTGCTGTCCCTGTTGCCGGTGCTGCTGGCGTCCCTGCTGCTGGGGATTCTGTTGGCGCTGTTGCTGGTCGTGTTGGTTGTGACCCTGCTGCTGGTGTCCCCGCTGCTGTCGAGGACGCTGTCGGTGCTGCTGTTGGTTGCTCCGCTGGCCGTGTTGTCGGCCCTGCTGCTGCTCGCTCTGTCGGTGCTGGCCCTGCTGCTCGTCTCCCTGCTGGCCGCCGTAGTCCTGCTGGCTGCCGTACGGGCCCTTGTCGTAGTCCTGTCGGCCGTACTGGTCGCGCTGGCCGCCCTGCATCCCGCGCTGGCGGCGTTCGCCCCGCTGCTGGGACTGTTCGGGGCCCTGTTGCTGTGTCCCCTGCTGGTGGCCTCGGTGCTGTCCCTGTTGGCGTTGCTGCTGGTTGCCTTGCTGCTGTCCCTGCTGCTGGTGGCTCTGTCGGCGCTGCTGGCCCTGGCGCTGTCGGTGACCCTGGTGCTGGGACTGGCCCTGCTGGCCGTGGTGCTGTCCCTGCTGGTTCACCCGGTTGTACTGCTGCTGGGCGCGGCGGTGGTGCTGGAACTCGTGCTGTTGCTGGCCGTGCTGGTGCTGCTGGTCTCCCTGCTGGCTCTGTCCCCGGTGACCGCCCTGCTGGTGCTGTGCTCGATTCGAACGTCGGTCGTACTGGTCGCTGTGTCCGTTCATGAGTGGATGACGGGCCCGTCCGTCGATACGGTCGGCCCGTGTGAGACGAGCGGCCGGACGCGCATAGTTAGCCGGCGCTTAGTCTCCCGTCCCGTTCCTCCCGGGCGCCCGCGTCGGTCGTCGCGGGACGGCGCGGGATCCGCTCCCGCGCTGCGCGGGATCAGACGACGGCCTCGTCGGCCAGCCGGACGGTCCCGGAGTCGGGATCGAACTCGATCACGCCGTGGTCGTCGAGCATCGGCAGCTGCCCGTGGTAGAACCAGGTCTGGACGCGCTGTTTCACGTCGTCCGAGACGTTCTCCGGGTCGTCGTCGGTGATCTGGGAGACCACGTGCGTCGCCACCTCGGCGACGCTCGCAGGTTCGTCGGTCTCCCGGAGGTACGCGAGCAGGTACCGGCAGTGCGGGTCGTCGAGCATATCGGCGATCCGCTCGCTACGCGCTTCCGCGTCGGTCCCGTGTCTGTCGACTACCGCCGTTTCGTCAGCCCCGTGAGTCATGCAAGACACGTTTCGCCCCGACACCCATGAGGGCGGCGCCTAAAGGAATAGCCCCCCGTCGCGTCCGGCGGTTGTCGGACGGGTCGGCTCCAGCCGGTCTACCGGCGGCCTGGGGTCTTTCCGGCCCGAGCGCGTACCCGTTTTCGTGCACGACCGACTCGCCAGAGCGAGGGACGCCGTCGACGAGGCCAGGGAGATAACCGACGACGCGACCGCCATGGAGCAGCTCGCCTCCGTCCGGCAGGGGATCGAGCGCGTCGACGACGCGCTCGCCGACGACGCGGCCGACGAGGGGGAGGTCGCCGACCCCGAGGCCGGGGACCGACTCGAATCGATCGAGCGACAGCTCGGGACGCTGGCCGACGACGTGGACGACCTTACGGTGTCGCACCTCTCGACCGCGCGCGACCAGCTCGACGCCTTCCGCCGCGAGTCGGCCGCCGACTGGACGGCGCCGACGGGCGACGACCGGGTCGACTCGACCGACGAGCGGGCCGACTCGACGTGACTCCCCGCGTGGACCCGCGTCAGTCGCCGCCTCCGCCCTCGGTCGCTGACGGGTCGGTCGGTGCCGGGGTCTCGCACCGGCCGTCGGTCGCCGCCCCGCCGTCGGTCACCGTTCCGCCGTCGGTGGCGGCCGAGCCGCTGGGCTCGGGCGTCGCCGAGCGGGCGGTGCCCATCCAGCGGTCGATGTTCTCGGCGACGTAGGAGTGGCCGCCCCAGCCCAGCGCGACGCCGGCGCCGATCGCGACGGCCGCGGCCAGGCCCCAGGCGAACGCCTCGGCGAACGTGTAGAGGATGCCCACGTCGATGCCCATCGTGTCGAGGCCGATGACGATGGCCGTGAAGTAGAGGAACATCCGGGTCCCGGCGGCGAACCACGAGGTGTATGCGGTCTCGGTGGCCGCCCGGGTCCGCATGATCGCGTCGCCGATGAAGTCCGCGACGATGAAGCCGAAGACGATGACGGCCAGGCCGGCGATGAACGCCGGCAGGTACGAGACGGCGGTCTGGACCCACTGCGAGAGCAGGTCGATCGCCATGACGTTCGCCGCCGCGAGGATCGCCAGCGCGATGACGAACCACTTGGCGAGCGCCCCGAAGGTATCCGAGACCGCGCGTCTCGACCCGCCCATGATACGTCCGAGCGGGGTGTCCATCGCCATCGTGTCCAGTCCGACCCTGTCGGTGAGCGACGAGACGGCCTTCCCGACCGCGGCGGCGACGAGCCAGCCGACGACCAGGATGAGCAACGCGCCCAGCAACCGCGGCAGGAACGCGATGATATCGGCGACGGTCTCCTCGAGGAACGCTGGGATCTCGATCTGTGCGACGGTGTGGGAATAGCTCGTCATGAGTGACACCGCCGATCTGTTCGGCCGCGCGACCCGAAAAGCGGGAGGCTGCACTCGCAACCCGCCTGCCGGAATCCACGGCCAAACGGCCGGTATGCCGCCGATACCGAGCGCGCGCCCGGTGAACTGACTGTGGCCTTTTCCGGCGTCCGCGCCGACGTTCCACCGATGTCCGAGAAACGAGACGCGTCACGACAGAGTCAGATCACGACGGACACGGATACCGTCCGCGACTGGGGCGACAGCCACGGGCGAGTCCCGGTCCGCTACGAGGAGGGCGGCGAGACACGGCTCGGACTGTACCCCGAGTCGGAGGTCGAGGAGCGCCACAGCCGGCTCGACTGGGAGGAGTTCGACGAGCACATGCGCGAACACGACATGGTCGTCGTCCGTCACGGCGACGAGGGGGAGTTCGAGGTGATGGACCGCTCGGAGGTGGCCAGCCACGCCGCGGTCAGCGACCAAGAGGTCGAGGAGACCCTCCTCGAGGGCGAGACCGTCGAATCGAAGTTCACCGAGCGGGCGGTCGTCGAGCACACGGTCGTCGAGGAGGTGACTGTCGAGAGCGAGGTCTCCGACCGCGAGATGGTCGAGTCCGACACCGTCGACGTCGAGATGATCTCCCGCGAGGTCGAGGACTGCGAGGTCACGGACCTGGACACGACCGACGTGGGGATGGAGGCGCTGAACACCTTCGGGAGCGGCACGCACACCGAGGTCGATTGCGAGGTCGAGGTCACCGTCGACGAGGCCTGGACGGTCACGAAGGAGAACGTCGAGCGGGTCACGATCGAGAGCCGGGTCGTCGACACGGACGTCGAGGAGACCGAGACCGTGGAGACCGACACCATGCGGGAGACCGTCGACCTCGAGGGCGTCGAGCAGACGGTCCTGGAGGGCGAACTCGTCGCCTCGCCCCACGCCGCGGAGCAGGCCGTCGAGGAGGGCCACGTCGAGAGCCGGTTCCGCGACGACGACGTTATCGAGACCCACCTCTTCAGGACGCAGGTGATCGAGGAGGACCTGTCGGTCCGCCGGATGATCACCGGGGAGATCTCCGACGCCGAGACGCTCTCCTCGGAGACCATCTCCCACGCGGTCGTCGAGAGCGACATCGTCGAACCCGCCGAGTACGAACGGGAGCTGGTCGTCGAGGACCGCGAGGCGACCGGCAGCGCGGCGGGCGTCGAGGACACCGAGACGCTGGAGGCGGACGAGCCGGCGACCGAGGAGCCGGCGGCCGCCGAACGGTCCGGCGCAGCCGACGAGACGGCACGGATCGAACCGACCGAGGACGACGTGGGCAAGACGGTCGTCAACGCAAGCGGCGACGAGGTCGGGATGGTCGCCTCCGTCGAGAACGACCGGATGTACGTCGACCCCCACCCCTCGATCACGGACCGCATCCGGACGGCGCTGGGGTGGGGCAACGACGACGACGACACCTACCCAGTCGACGAGGACCACGTCGCCCGCATCGAGGACGACGAGGTCGTCCTCGGCGTCGACCGGCAGGGATAGGCTGTCAGGCGGGTATCCAGGAGACGACTTCCGCCGACGGCGGCCCGGCGCCGGCGGGACAGCCGACCGTCGCGTTGCGGCGGGCGTTGGCCGGGACGTTTTCGAAGGTGACCCGCCGGCGCGGCTCGGGACAGGCGACGCTGACGGTCGCGGAGACGAGCCCGGCGTCGCCCTCGTTGCGCAGCACCACGCCGTAGTACGTCGCGTTCGCGCTCGTCCCGCGCTCGCCGGCCACGCTCGCGGTCGGCTCGGCGGCCGACGCGCCGGCGAACGCCGACCAGACGGCGAAGCCGAACAGTCCCACGGTCAGCGCGACCGCGAGGACCATCACGACTCGCTCCATCGTCGAGACGGCGGCCTCCTCGGGGGTGTCGTCGGCGTCCGCGTCGGGGCCCGGCCCGCTGTCGTCGGCGTCGGCGGCGTCCCCGTACCCCTCGTAGTCGTCGTCGCCGGCCGCCCGGCGGTCCCGGTCGTCGTGTTCGCGGTCGCCGCCGCGGTCGGCTCCCCGGTCCCCGTTGGCGCGGTCGCGCTCCCGGTCACCGCCGCGGTCCGGCTCGGACATCAGAGCACTACCTCGCCGGCGCTGGCGCCGGTCGCGGCGGGGAACCCGAGGACGATGGTGAGCTGGACCCACTCGGCGACGCCGCGGCCGCTGAACTGGCCGAACCCGGCCAGCAGGACGACCGAGACGGCCAGCGCGACGGCGTAGGCGGTCGCTGCGGTCCCGACCTGCAGCAGGTGGGTGCGGCCCTCGATGCGGTCGCGGTGACCGCGGAACTCCAGCTCGTGGAGGACGAGGTGGACGACGCCGACCGAGAGGACGACGACGAGCGCGAGGCGCGGCCAGCCGGCGTTGCGCGCGATGACGACCACCTCCTCGGTGGGCGCCACCGGGACCGAGAGGAAGACGGCGCCGAGCGCGAACACGGTCAGGTTGTGCGGGAACGCCTCCTCCTCGATGGGGGCGTCGGTCTGGCCGAGCAGGCGGTTGGCCAGCGCGGCGCCGAACCCGAACGGGACCACCAGGACCAGCGCCATCCGGACGACGGTCGAGGGGGAGTCGCCGAGCGTGACGACGCCGAACGCGAGCACCACCACCAGCGCGGCGACGACGCTCTGGGCCACCAGCTCGGCGAAGTCGGTGACGACCCGGAGCGTGGGTTCCCGCTCGTCGCCGTCGAGTCGGCGGAAGCCGACGCTGCGCACGAGCAGGAACACAAGGGCGAGTCCGACGGCCGCGAACGCGACGAGGTGGGCGATCGGGAGCCGCCAGCTGAGCCACCACGTCTCCATCGTCACCAGCATCGAGACGCCGACGACCAGCAGGGCGCCGGCGACGCCGCGGCCCTGCGTGCGCAACTCCGCGAGGACTCCGTTCGACATACTCCCCGGGTGGGCGGCCTCCGATAAATGAGTCCCCGTCGGTTACCGGCGAGCCGCCGGTGTAACGGCCGCTTACCGTCGATGTGGCCGGGCCCGAACCGGACACGGACCGGACCCGAACCGGACGAGCTAGTCCTCCCAGACGAGTTCCAGCGAGAGGTCGGCCGTACACCCCGGTCCCCGTACCTCCCCGGCGTTCTCTTCGACCTCGACGTCGTCCTCGTCGAGGTAGTTCGGGCAGTGGCCGTCCTCGATCACCTGCATGACGGTGACGGTGGTCCCGCAGGCCGGGCAGTCGAGGGCGATACCCTCCTCGTCCTCGTGGATCGCGTCGGGGCCGAGCGTCATCCGGGCGCCGCTCGGCGCGTCGCCGCTGGCGCTCTCGCTGTCGGTCATCGTGACTGCGCTTGGGGCCCCCGCCGGAAAAGGGCCCGGTCGACCCGAGGTTTACGGGGCGGGCGGTCCAACCCGGGAGTATGGAGATCAGAGACGCCAGAGCGAGCGATGCACAGGGGATCGCCGACACGGCGCGCGCGTCGCTGCGGGAGTCGTACGACTTCCTCGCCGACGGGACGATCGACGAGGTGGTCGCGGAGTGGTACGACGGCGAACGCGTCGCCGAAACGGTCGACGACGAGGAAAGCGCGTGGCTCGTCGCCGAGGACGGCGACGCGGTCGTCGGGTTCGTCCAGGGCGTCCTGGTCGACGCCGAGCCGCCGGTGGGCGAGATCCACTGGCTGCACGTCGCGCCGGACGCCCGCGAGGAGGGGCTGGCGCGGCAGCTGCTCGGGCAGGTCCAGGAGACCTTCGAGAAGCGCGGCGCCGGCCGGCTCCGCGGGACCGTCCTCGCCGGGAACGAGGCGGGCTGGTCGTTCTACGAGGCCGACGGCTTCGAGCGCGTCGACGAGCGCGAGGTGACCGTCGCCGGCGACGCCTACGACGAGTACGTCTACGAGCGGGCGATGGGGGAGGCGGCCGAGGACCTGGTCGTCGAGCCGGTCGAGACGCCGGCCGGGGAGCTGTTCGTGAACTTCAGCGAGGGCGAGCGCGGGTCGAAGGCGCCGTTCTACGCCGCCTACCGGACTCGCGACCTCGAGGAGAAGTACGGCTGGTACTGCAGCAACTGCGAGTCGGTCAGCACGGCGATGGACTCGATGGGCCACATCGAGTGCAACGACTGCGGCAACCGCCGGAAGGCGACCCGCTGGGACGCCTCGTACCTGTAGGGCGGTCCGGAGCCGGGTCCCGGCCGTCGACGGTGATATCGGCCGGTAGGGCGGACTTACCCCCGAAGGGTTTAGGCGGGTTGCGGTCGTACCCAGGGAGAACGAATCGCCCGATGACAGTCGAATTCAGCGGCCGAGCGCGACCGGGCTGTGAGACCTTCGGCCGCCGTCGACCGCGGGCGACCGCACACCCATGACGCGTTCGAGAAACACGCAAGCGTCACTGTCTGATTCACCGCTGGTATCGGCGGACCGGGCCGACGGCGCTCGGCTCGACGAGGCCTCCCGCCGGGCGTGGTCGGAGGCGATGACCGTCCGGCCGTTCGGCGACGCCTACCTGGTCGACTGCGACGACGGGACACACTACGTGCGGCTGGGACCGAGCACGTGCTCCTGCGGCGATTCGCCCGCGGAGGACCGCTGTGTGCACGTCCGCCGGGTGGCCATCGAGATCAACCTCGGCAGGGTGCCGCCGCCCGCCGAGCGGACGGTCCCCTGCGCGGGCTGTGGCCGTCAGGTCGCCGTCTCCGCGGCGGATTCGCCGCCGCCGCTGTGCGCCGACTGTCGGCTGGAGCCGGGCGACCTCGTCGTCGACGAGGCCGGCGACGGGGAGACGCCGCTGCTCGTGGTGTCCGAACCCGGTCGACCCGCGGACGTGGTGGCGCTGCCGGACGACGACCGGTCGGTCGCGGACTACCCCG comes from Halosimplex halophilum and encodes:
- a CDS encoding SWIM zinc finger family protein translates to MTVRPFGDAYLVDCDDGTHYVRLGPSTCSCGDSPAEDRCVHVRRVAIEINLGRVPPPAERTVPCAGCGRQVAVSAADSPPPLCADCRLEPGDLVVDEAGDGETPLLVVSEPGRPADVVALPDDDRSVADYPGNDGYAADEPVVEVVYPRAVSTDRPPRRYRFPLARLERPDRGDRPPERGGGERPNERDGRDGEAAVVDGQ
- a CDS encoding PRC-barrel domain containing protein, encoding MADGTTLSDDDQGKPVVDDNGEKVGVVSDVRGGTAHVDPDPGVTDKVKSRLGWSDADADDYPLADDEIATVTDDEIRLA
- a CDS encoding DUF7553 family protein, which translates into the protein MHDRLARARDAVDEAREITDDATAMEQLASVRQGIERVDDALADDAADEGEVADPEAGDRLESIERQLGTLADDVDDLTVSHLSTARDQLDAFRRESAADWTAPTGDDRVDSTDERADST
- a CDS encoding DUF7344 domain-containing protein, producing the protein MTHGADETAVVDRHGTDAEARSERIADMLDDPHCRYLLAYLRETDEPASVAEVATHVVSQITDDDPENVSDDVKQRVQTWFYHGQLPMLDDHGVIEFDPDSGTVRLADEAVV
- a CDS encoding DUF2391 family protein; this encodes MSNGVLAELRTQGRGVAGALLVVGVSMLVTMETWWLSWRLPIAHLVAFAAVGLALVFLLVRSVGFRRLDGDEREPTLRVVTDFAELVAQSVVAALVVVLAFGVVTLGDSPSTVVRMALVLVVPFGFGAALANRLLGQTDAPIEEEAFPHNLTVFALGAVFLSVPVAPTEEVVVIARNAGWPRLALVVVLSVGVVHLVLHELEFRGHRDRIEGRTHLLQVGTAATAYAVALAVSVVLLAGFGQFSGRGVAEWVQLTIVLGFPAATGASAGEVVL
- a CDS encoding GNAT family N-acetyltransferase; translated protein: MEIRDARASDAQGIADTARASLRESYDFLADGTIDEVVAEWYDGERVAETVDDEESAWLVAEDGDAVVGFVQGVLVDAEPPVGEIHWLHVAPDAREEGLARQLLGQVQETFEKRGAGRLRGTVLAGNEAGWSFYEADGFERVDEREVTVAGDAYDEYVYERAMGEAAEDLVVEPVETPAGELFVNFSEGERGSKAPFYAAYRTRDLEEKYGWYCSNCESVSTAMDSMGHIECNDCGNRRKATRWDASYL
- a CDS encoding mechanosensitive ion channel family protein; amino-acid sequence: MTSYSHTVAQIEIPAFLEETVADIIAFLPRLLGALLILVVGWLVAAAVGKAVSSLTDRVGLDTMAMDTPLGRIMGGSRRAVSDTFGALAKWFVIALAILAAANVMAIDLLSQWVQTAVSYLPAFIAGLAVIVFGFIVADFIGDAIMRTRAATETAYTSWFAAGTRMFLYFTAIVIGLDTMGIDVGILYTFAEAFAWGLAAAVAIGAGVALGWGGHSYVAENIDRWMGTARSATPEPSGSAATDGGTVTDGGAATDGRCETPAPTDPSATEGGGGD